TTCCGCGGCATGAGCATCAAGCCCTACGATATGTGGGTGTTCCGTCTGGGCAAGTGGACCGAAGTACAGAGCGACGAGCTTCTCCCTGGCGACCTTGCCTCTGTCAACCGAACCAAGGAGGATAGTGGTGTTGCTTGTGATATGCTTTTGGTCGAAGGTACCGCTATTGTTAACGAGGCTATGCTTTCTGGTGAGAGTACTCCTCTCCTCAAAGACTCCATCCAACTTCGACCCTCCGATGTTCCTCTGGACGCTGAAGGTCTTGACAAGAACGCTTTCTTGTGGGGTGGTACCAAGGTTCTCCAGATCACCCACGGAAACCCTGACCAGGAAAAGCCTAAGCTTTCCTCTGGTGTTCCACCTCCCCCGGATAACGGCGCTATGGCCATTGTCATGAAGACTGGTTTCGAGACTTCTCAGGGCAACCTGGTTCGAACTATGATCTATTCCACTGAACGAGTATCTGCCAACAATGCCGAggctctcttcttcattctgTTCCTTCTGATCTTTGCCATTGCCGCCGCTTGGTATGTTTGGGATGAGGGTGTTCGCAAGGATCGCAAGCGCTCTAAGCTCATGCTTGACTGTGTCTTGATCGTTACCAGTGTCGTCCCCCCTGAGCTCCCCATGGAGCTTAGTCTTGCCGTCAACACCAGTTTGGCAGCTCTGGCTAAGCTGGCTATCTTCTGTACTGAACCCTTCCGAATTCCTTTCGCTGGTCGTGTTGATGTGGCTTGCTTTGACAAAACAGGTACCCTGACTGGTGAGGATCTTGTCGTCGAGGGTATCGCTGGTCTGGCTCTTGGACACGaagatgagatcaaggacaccaaggaggaagatggtgCTCACTCTACCATGACTGCTGTCACAGAGGCTTCTCTTGAGACTAAGTTGGTTCTTGCCACCGCTCACGCCCTTGTCAAGCTTGACGAGGGAGACATCGTTGGTGACCCCATGGAGAAGGCTACTCTAACCTCTCTTGGCTGGACTCTTGGTCGCAATGATACCCTTATGAGCACCAACAAGGCGGGCAGCACACACGGTACCGTTCAGATCAAGCGTCGATTCCAATTCTCTTCTGCTCTCAAGCGCCAAAGTTCTGTTGCTATGGTTCACGGAAACGATATCAAGACCGGTCACAAGATCAAGGGTACTTTCGCTGGTGTCAAGGGTGCGCCCGAGACCATCCAGAAGATGCTCAAGGTTATCCCCGATGACTACGAAGAGACTTACAAGTACTTCACTCGCAAGGGTTCTCGAGTTCTGGCTCTCGCTTACAAGCAGCTTACCATCGACACTGAGCTTGGTTCTGGAAAGATCAATGATCTGAAGCGAGAGAAGGTTGAGTCTGACTTGACATTCGCCGGTTTCCTCGTTTTGCACTGCCCTCTCAAGGATGACGCCAAGGAGGCTGTCCAGATGTTGAATGAAAGCAGTCATCGCGTGGTCATGATTACTGGAGACAACCCCCTTACCGCCGTCCATGTCGCTCGTGAGGTTGAAATCGTCGACCGTGAcgtcctcatccttgatgcCCCCGAAGATAACTCCAACGGTGACAAGCTCGTCTGGAAgagtgttgatgataagGTCAGCATCAAGGTCGACCCCACCGAGCCCATTAACCCTGAGATCATTCGCTCCAAGGATATCTGTGTTACCGGTTACGCTcttgccaagttcaagggACAAGTTGCCTGGAATGAGATTCTGCGTCATACCTGGGTCTACGCTCGTGTTTCCCCCAAGCAAAAGGAGGATATTCTCCTTGGTCTCAAGGATATGGGTTACTACACTCTGATGGCTGGTGACGGTACCAACGATGTTGGTGCTTTGAAGCAGGCTCACATTGGTATTGCTCTGTTGAACGGAACCCCCGAAGATCTCACTCGTATTGCTGAACATTCCCGGAACaccaagatgaaggagatgtaTCAGAAGCAATGTGATCTCATGAAGCGTTTCAACCAACCCAATCCTCCTGTCCCTGCTATGATTGCCCACCTTTACCCCCCTGGACCTCAGAACCCTCAATTTCAGAAGGCTATCGAGCGTGAAgctcagaagaagaacgTTACCCCCGAGGAATATGCCAAGTCGCAAGGCTTCGAATTCGAAACCATCACATCTCCTGGCGCTCAGGCTCTTATGGATGCTGGTCCTCACGCTAACCGTCAAGGCGAGGCTGCTAAGAAGGCCGCCGGTTTCGCTGACAAGCTTGCGTCTGGTATGATGGAGGCTGAGTTGGGAGATGACGAGCCCCCTACTCTCAAGCTCGGCGATGCCTCAGTTGCTGCCCCTTTCACATCCAAACTCCGAAACGTCGTTGCTGTCCCCAACATCATCCGCCAGGGTCGTTGCACTCTTGTCGCCACTATCCAGATGTACAAGATTCTCGCTCTCAACTGTCTTATTACCGCCTACTCCTTGTCCGTCTTGTATCTTGAGGGTATCAAGTTTGGTGACACACAGTACACCATCAGTGGTATGCTTATGTCGGTTTGCTTCCTCAGCATTTCTCGCGCTCGTGTCGTCGAGGGCCTTAGCAAGGAACGTCCTCAGcccaacatcttcaacgtTTACATCATCGGCTCTATTCTGGGACAGTTTGCTGTTCACATCGTCACTCTGATCTACATCGCCCGACTCTGCGATAGACTTGCTCCGTAAGTTAACACTCTATCCTTCATGAGCTGATATGATAGTTAACATTTTATAGTCGCTCTGAGGATGTTGATCTCGAGGCTGAATTTGCTCCATCTCTGCTCAACTCTGCCGTCTACCTTCTCCAGCTTATCCAGCAAATCTCCACCTTCGCCATCAACTATCAGGGCCGTCCCTTCCGTGAATCTCTCTCTGAGAACAAGGGTATGTTCTACGGTATCGTCGGTGTCTCCGGACTTGCTTTTGCCTGTGCTCTCGAGCTGTTCCCCGACATCAACGAGGGTATGAAGCTTGTTCCTTTCTCGGACGAGTTCAAGACCAACATGACCGCCGTCATGGTCATCGACTACGCTGCTTGCTGGATTATCGAGGTCAGcttgaagaagttcttcaGCGATTACCGACCTCGCGATATTGCCGAACGACGACCCGAGCAGCTGGAGAGGGAGGCTGTTCGCCGCGCCGCCgcgcagaagaagaaggacgaggaggaggagaagaagagactcGAGAAGGTTGCCGAGTTTGAGCGTAAGGTCGAGGAGCGACGGAGAAAGATTGAGGAGTGGCGAGCTGGAAGGACTTAATAGTCTTACTCAATCATAATATGGTTGAGATTTTGGTTTAGATCTCATGGGAGGCTTTAGAGTAAGCATACTATCATAGACAGGAGGAAATTATTACGGATGGGTAGGCTGGAGAAGCTAAGAGCCTGCTAATTTAGAGGTGTATACTATCGATGGGTAGACTTGATCATGAACACAACCAATTGTTTTAGTTGCACTTAAGGCTCAAAGTGACCACTTGTTAATGTCACTAAGTCCAGAACTGACCACTCCTGATTGTAGTACCAACATTCGCTTGCTAGTCAAATCCAGTCACTAAGCACACAATATCTTGGGGTATTTTTTTCATTCATTGCTATAGTACAGACACAGACCGGAATTCCAAGTCTATAGAGGTGGTAGAACAATAGGAAGAAAAGCATGGTATATCAATCGCTCATACACCCCGGCTCTTATTCCCGATCCTCACACGAAAGACATCCGTACTGAGAGTTTACCTTTATCCTTTTTTCCCCTTTTCGCCACAATACCCAGTTCTATTAAGCTAGGTCGTTCTCTAAAAGCTCGAAGTGAGCCCAGAGATCATTTATTTGGGAGGGTTGGAGGCAACGAAGGCAACGCCCTTCtcgatgttcttcttgaggtcGACGAGAGCAGCCTCAACGAGCTTCTCCTCGTTGGCATCGAGCTTGCCGAGAGGGtggatcttctcaacaccctcaGGGCCGAGCTCAACCTTGGAGCTGAAGAACTCGATGCCCTGGTCCTTGTAGAGAGGAGACTCGACGAAAGAGGGCTCAATGACACCCTTCTCGCCCTGGACAGCGCGGAGGATGGAGTCAGCCATGCGGGCACcagccatggccatggaaaGGGTGGCAGAGCCAGCACcgtccttggccttgacaacctcatcaccaccgAACTGGACACGCTTGACGAGCTCAGCGTTGGAAGAGAGGTCGGGATGGTTGGActgggagaagagagggaCGATGGTGACACCGGAGTGGCCACCGACAACGGTGATGTTCTCGTCCTTGGGGTCGGTGCCCTTGATCTCGGAAACGAATCGGGAGGCACGGACAACATCGAGGGTGGTGACACCGAAGAGGGTCTTGGGGTTGTAGACACCCTCAGCCTTGAAAACCTCCTTGACGATGGGGACAGTAGAGTTGACGGGGTTGGAGATGATCAGGagcttggccttgggagCAGCCTGAGCAGCGGCCTTGGCGAGGTCGCGGACGATGGaggcgttggtgttgaagagatcGTCACGGGTCATACCGGGCTTGCGGGGAACACCAGCGGGGATGAGGACAACCTCGGCACCGGAGAGAGCATCCTTGAGGCCGGCAGCGTTGGGCTCGTAACCCTTGACGGtggacttggtgttgacgTGGGAAATATCAGCAGCAACACCTGCATTTGACTTGTTAGCTGGCGGTCCAGATCTGGCGAGGTGGCAACAAGGCGAATTGAGCTAGAGCGAACGTGGTCAACATGACCGTTGCTCGATTCTCGTTTGTGCCAATTCGCAATTGTTTTTAACCTCGACCGAGAGAATCTGCTGATGTCGTTACGTACCGGGTCCGCCACGGATATCGTAGAGAGCGAGGTCAGTGACGCGGGGGTTCatcttgaggagaagagagagaggctGGCCAATGCCACCGGCAGCACCGAGAACGGTGACCTTGGAGAGCTGTAGAAGGCATGTCAGTACTTGTTGGAAGCATTGGAACGATTTCAGCTGCTCTGAAGCCCAAATCTGATCTCATGatggcttctcaacagccGGGCCGGTGTCGGTCGGTGaagaggaaaaaaaaaaacacaaaaCGCACAAATCGGTGCGCTCATGAGTGAGGGTATTAACTTACGTCACGGGCGGTGGCCGAGAAAGCACGGCGCTGGATACGAGAAGCGGCGAACATTTTTGCGATTGATTAACTCTTCAATTGGAGAAAAGGGTAAAAAAGGACGGGATGCgggtggaaagaagaagaggttggCGATGAGCACTTTAAATACGGGGAGGGAGACCCggaaggaggaggatggggAAGCTCCAGTGCGACGCAATTCAAGGCATATTATGCCCCTTCAGGTTTAGCGTATCGAGCTGAGGGGCCGGAGCGGAGGAGGCTCGGAATTTCGATTTTTGAGAAGACACGGAAGACCGGACAAGAACGTCTTACATGATGAAATACCTGTTATGATCATATATTAAATCTCTCGACGTTTAGAATATATGACGGCTATATATGCTCTAAGGAAATATAGGAGTCTCAAGGTTGTTGCGCTGAAAACCACTTCGTCTAGGCCCTCTGATCACTAGATCTTAGGTGGAATATGTCAGTAAATCAAGCAAACCGAGACTGCATTAGTTAAGCATCCTGGCTGTCTGGTTGGCTCGCTTCGACATCATTCACTTATCCATTCATCCGGCACTGTAAGAAGCTTCCTTCAACTTACACCGAAATGCTGGATTTATGGACCCATGCGCGATGAACATCCAGCATAAAGCGGATCAATGGCTGTACGCTTGCAGAACCACATGATGGTTCATATATCAGATTTCTACGGGTACCTcggaaagaaagaaaagctGCCACAAAACAATTGCACGTGTGCAGCATACGACAAAAGAACCGAGCACGAATAGCCTGTTGCATTTATGGTGAAATTATTTCTCAGCTGATTCAGCCAAGTGAACAACTGCCAAAGCCAGTCAAAATTGACTGAAAAGTTATTTCTAAAGGCACAGGATGGATCAAAGGAAGAACTTAAAGAGACAAACGCTGCTGCTTTGTTATGCAATGGAAAATCCGTCAATATGGAGGGACAGAAGGGCAAAAGTCGGCGTGTGAGTCAGCAAACAGAACGCTCTTAAACCTTTGGAGGGGCTAAGAAGTTTGGTGGGGGAGCTTCAAgctatcttcttcaacgacGTCAACATTCCGTTTTTAACAACTTTCGCTCTTCACTGTCAGCGAAAAGAAGCCGGTCACTTAGCCACATTGAAGATCCAGAAAGCTTTGAGGAACCCCTTCTCTCACGAGAGCAACGAGCCATGTCGATCGCACAGCTGTCGCAGCTGTTACCGCTTCCCGACGAGGAGCTTAAGCAGGTACTAGATTACGCCTCGACTCTCTCCACAACAGAAGCTGCAGAGCATTTTGGAAACCTTCTAGGAGACTCTCC
This DNA window, taken from Fusarium oxysporum f. sp. lycopersici 4287 chromosome 7, whole genome shotgun sequence, encodes the following:
- a CDS encoding ATPase, translating into MAPLVDNPQIKHAELLRPLSFHFHAYIWPFTIIWPIFFAFYLKPELYEKYIGAEEWTVVWVGTIITLQSLVWLSTHWSVDLEGKFKASKAKDIEDAELIKVIPIANAGSAEICKLVRDKAGGKLNTSFLFQKRRFLYDPTTKSFTTLKYDIDTEPKPSIGHFQTSKGIQTQTELSRIEQHYGKNAFDIPVPTFTELFKEHAVAPFFVFQIFCVGLWMLDEYWYYSLFTLFMLVVFESTVVWQRQRTLNEFRGMSIKPYDMWVFRLGKWTEVQSDELLPGDLASVNRTKEDSGVACDMLLVEGTAIVNEAMLSGESTPLLKDSIQLRPSDVPLDAEGLDKNAFLWGGTKVLQITHGNPDQEKPKLSSGVPPPPDNGAMAIVMKTGFETSQGNLVRTMIYSTERVSANNAEALFFILFLLIFAIAAAWYVWDEGVRKDRKRSKLMLDCVLIVTSVVPPELPMELSLAVNTSLAALAKLAIFCTEPFRIPFAGRVDVACFDKTGTLTGEDLVVEGIAGLALGHEDEIKDTKEEDGAHSTMTAVTEASLETKLVLATAHALVKLDEGDIVGDPMEKATLTSLGWTLGRNDTLMSTNKAGSTHGTVQIKRRFQFSSALKRQSSVAMVHGNDIKTGHKIKGTFAGVKGAPETIQKMLKVIPDDYEETYKYFTRKGSRVLALAYKQLTIDTELGSGKINDLKREKVESDLTFAGFLVLHCPLKDDAKEAVQMLNESSHRVVMITGDNPLTAVHVAREVEIVDRDVLILDAPEDNSNGDKLVWKSVDDKVSIKVDPTEPINPEIIRSKDICVTGYALAKFKGQVAWNEILRHTWVYARVSPKQKEDILLGLKDMGYYTLMAGDGTNDVGALKQAHIGIALLNGTPEDLTRIAEHSRNTKMKEMYQKQCDLMKRFNQPNPPVPAMIAHLYPPGPQNPQFQKAIEREAQKKNVTPEEYAKSQGFEFETITSPGAQALMDAGPHANRQGEAAKKAAGFADKLASGMMEAELGDDEPPTLKLGDASVAAPFTSKLRNVVAVPNIIRQGRCTLVATIQMYKILALNCLITAYSLSVLYLEGIKFGDTQYTISGMLMSVCFLSISRARVVEGLSKERPQPNIFNVYIIGSILGQFAVHIVTLIYIARLCDRLAPRSEDVDLEAEFAPSLLNSAVYLLQLIQQISTFAINYQGRPFRESLSENKGMFYGIVGVSGLAFACALELFPDINEGMKLVPFSDEFKTNMTAVMVIDYAACWIIEVSLKKFFSDYRPRDIAERRPEQLEREAVRRAAAQKKKDEEEEKKRLEKVAEFERKVEERRRKIEEWRAGRT
- a CDS encoding malate dehydrogenase, mitochondrial, giving the protein MFAASRIQRRAFSATARDLSKVTVLGAAGGIGQPLSLLLKMNPRVTDLALYDIRGGPGVAADISHVNTKSTVKGYEPNAAGLKDALSGAEVVLIPAGVPRKPGMTRDDLFNTNASIVRDLAKAAAQAAPKAKLLIISNPVNSTVPIVKEVFKAEGVYNPKTLFGVTTLDVVRASRFVSEIKGTDPKDENITVVGGHSGVTIVPLFSQSNHPDLSSNAELVKRVQFGGDEVVKAKDGAGSATLSMAMAGARMADSILRAVQGEKGVIEPSFVESPLYKDQGIEFFSSKVELGPEGVEKIHPLGKLDANEEKLVEAALVDLKKNIEKGVAFVASNPPK
- a CDS encoding malate dehydrogenase, mitochondrial, producing the protein MNPRVTDLALYDIRGGPGVAADISHVNTKSTVKGYEPNAAGLKDALSGAEVVLIPAGVPRKPGMTRDDLFNTNASIVRDLAKAAAQAAPKAKLLIISNPVNSTVPIVKEVFKAEGVYNPKTLFGVTTLDVVRASRFVSEIKGTDPKDENITVVGGHSGVTIVPLFSQSNHPDLSSNAELVKRVQFGGDEVVKAKDGAGSATLSMAMAGARMADSILRAVQGEKGVIEPSFVESPLYKDQGIEFFSSKVELGPEGVEKIHPLGKLDANEEKLVEAALVDLKKNIEKGVAFVASNPPK